The following DNA comes from Syngnathoides biaculeatus isolate LvHL_M chromosome 18, ASM1980259v1, whole genome shotgun sequence.
TAAGATAGTAAGTAATGTAAACCGTAAGTAATTTAATTTTACCCCGCGTTTTGCAAAACACGTGAGCTCTTCGCGTGTAACATTAAGAGCCCACAACGAGTCATCAAACTCACATTAAACTAActtgttttttccttttgacGTTCACTTGTGACCTAGTCAATTAGATCTACGTACGCaaactattttattgtttgcagGTATTTGGCTtagatacacttttttttttttaattacactttTGTGAGTGTCTTATTTGAGCTTTGTTAGCTGTATCAACAAAACTATTAGCGGGAGAAAACATTTCACTTCAATGAAATTATATACCTTTATTTATGGGTTTCATGTCAGTGGAGTAATTACACAAAACTATCGTACTGCACTTTTGTGTTAATTAAgtattaaaaacatgttttccattttcagtTGTTCTCTTTCCTGTTACAAGAGGCATAAAGGTAAGAAACGCTGATCTTCAGGTTGTTTTATCAAATCACATCTGAAATAAGTTAATTTTAAAGGTCCTATATTCAACTACTGTAGAGTGATTATCACGAAATTaatgtcatggaaaaaaaaaccacctggCTTACGAGTGTCCAGAGAAAGTCCCTTCAGATAGCTACTTCTATTTGACTCATTATTCTATTggttttgtccatatttggctaagaccaacCATTACCCGCTTTATTCTGATTGGTCGCCTGTGTAAAAGACACATTTGTAAGACAGCACACATTTATGTTGACAGCACTGGCTTGGGAGCAGAGAAGTAGGCAGAGCTCTTCACTAGTGACGTAGATGCGCTCGAGAAATGCAAAGCAGATTTCAGGCCTCTGGGCAGAAAATATTCTGGGACTCAGGATTGCGTTGACGATTGTAATTCATAGTGCACGTTTACTGAGTCATCATAGAGACAATATAACATTCCAAATACTCGAAGAAGTTAGCCGggcaaaatatgggacctttaagaATAGTAATACAGTACATGATCTCCTGTCAATGCATCCTCAGACTCTTGCCGTCCCGTTCAGAAGTTAATATCCAACAGAACAAAGAATGCTATCAGGACTGGTATGATTCACTCACCCTGTAAATATCGGCAAATAtatcaaatatttgaaattaatattgtaaatgtcactATTAATAGTAAATGTGGTGCACGATTCTAAAAAGAACATGGAAAATCTTCTTGCAGACACATGGAGCGTGGAGGATCTTCTGCACGAAGAGGACATCACTGATCTAGTACCTCTAGAGAAGCTTCAGTTGTTAGGTATTtactcaaaattattttaaaaatcaaattttcccAACTCTCGTGCATATACCTGTTTTTACAGTCTGCTTATTTACCGTAATGACCATACAATGAAGAGACAAAATAGCTGATACACTTTTCATTGATTTAGCAAACATCAGAATAGtaaaacacaagcacacacgCAGAAGCTGCTGTCAGGCACAGCTCTCCCCAGACAATCACAGGCAAACTGGCCGACATCATCCACCACCGCAGCTTCTACACATCTCCAAGGCACGTGTATCTATTACACAGACACTACACTACTCTataggcctctttatactcctgTAGCTAATTAACACCCACATTGCATCACGTGGCGTACGTATTGCCCCGTGCAGGACCTCTGCGTAGTTGGGTTTGGTTAGTGGATACAGTGAGGTATACTCACCACAcagatgaggggaaaaaaggggcCTTCTATGATAAATTGTTTTAACGAGTTGAAACAAAGTTTGTGGGAGCAGTACGaagcaagtattttttttttttctttcatgtggTGTGTCAGAGATTTGAACCTAATGCAGCTGGTTCTGGAACATACTGTACCTCATGAAAAACACGGGTTCACCGTATATCTTTCTGTGATTTTTATATTCCAATAGTCAGATGTGAGTAATTCTCTCCAATGTCTAATTCCACAGGTCAGTCAAAAGAGCTTAAGGACCTTCTTTGTAATCCCCACCTGAGAGAACTACTAAGGACCGTTGACAGCGCAGACAGCAAGGAAGAAGCAATGAAGGCAGCTATGCAGGAGCCCTTATTTGTGGAGTTTTCAGATAGATGTTTAAAGGTTGTAGAAAAAGAAGCTCAAATGCAGGAGTTCAATGAGGTTATGGAGTGGTAAGCTtgaaagccgaaagaaacttactattaggttttctaaaaatataaaaatgatctTGGAGGATGCCAGACTGACACATTCATGTAACACATGAcaattattttttgcatttcatttatttattattataataattttttttttttacaaaagcaaTTGAATACTGTAATTGAGTTTTGGTCCATTTTGTCCCATTTACACCGTTAAAGATCCAGAATTCAGATTTTCTCTCCAGCATGCTTATTTTAGTATTAACATAACacattcaaatgacattttaaaaatattgcatatatatatatattaaaaataaatggacaaaaagtTCCAAATATTCCTCCCATTTTTAAAGCAGCAGTCTGAACAAATGTTTCTTTGGTGTGTTGCTTGAATGTGCACCTGCATCAGTTGTGCAAACATGCATATCATCTTTAGTTCTGCAACATACAAGCAGAATTATGTTGATATGATTGTGTGTGAAAATCAGTCTTTTTCATTCTATGTAGAATCATTAAAAAACTCAAACTACACGTACTCTGATTTTTAACAAAGTTACAACACTCAATGGAAGGCAGCGGTGAGAAGAAAAGTTATTTTCCTGAAGcaacatccaaccatccattttcttagccacttatcctcacaagggtcgcggggaaagctggagcctttcccagctaactttgggcaggaggtgggctatATCCTGGCATTCAGAAGTTAAGAGAAAGTGAAATGTTCCCCTTTTCAGGTTAgcgtgcattttaggttcatcctcAAATTTCACTTGAAAGCGAAATGTCACGTACCATTGTAGTCAGTAGTGTACTGACAATCATTTACAGTACCAACGATTGAAGGCCAAGATGAATGATTTTTACTAGGATTTTTTCTTAAAGCTTTGCAGCACTTACActactgtgaaaaagtattggccctcTTGAGTTATGTTTTTGCAAAGTTTTGCCCctttaaaatcaaacaaatacgAATCGACAACTACTGACTAACAAGTGATCTTAAAATGGGGTTTTTGAAAGGTGATTTTATctgtattaaagaaaaaaactattcaaagtTACTTGATCCTGTGTGAAAAACTATTGCCCCCACCCCTAAACCTAATAACCGGTtgggccatcctcagcagcaactgaaataaaacaaaattctcTAACTAGCTATGAATCTTTCACACCTGAGTGACCATTTCGGGTCTCCCTTCCTTCCacaattgtttgaattcagcaaaaataGACTGCTTTTGAACATGAGTCATGCCATTGCCTTTCATTCTGATTCAAGTCTGTACCTTGACTAGGACActgcataactttttttttttttttaaagccattcagaagttgacttgctttTGTGTTTGAGATCATTATCCTGCTGTGGAGCCCAAGTGTGTGTCAGCTaaaggtcacaaactgatgactgaacattcaacttcaggattttctgttagAGAGCAAAATTCaaggttccatcaatcacagcaatttGTCCAGATCCTGAAAGAGCTAAACAGCTGAACATCACACTACCACCACCGTGTTTGATTATAGGTATGATGGGCTCTTTTTCCCCCATTTACAGCATATCTAACAATACACCTTCTaaaaagctcaactttcattttgtcagtttatatacagtaatattccctacaaaagtcttgggaaccatgtgagatgagcctttaTATTCGCTTTGCCCAGCAGTGGTTTTTGCGCTGGAGCCCCTCCATGGATGTCATTTTAGCGCCGTCTCTTTCTCAGTGTTGTGTTATGAACACAGACCTTAACCAAGGTATCGGAAGCCTGCAGTTCTATAGAAATTGTCCTGAGTTTCATTGTGGCCTCCGACATAAAGCACTGCTATCTTTACAGGCCGGCCACGCCTGGGAatgttcaccactgttccatattttatccatgtgaggataatggctccCCTTATGGTTCACTGGAATCCTAATGCTTCGcaaatggcttttgtaaccATTTCAAGACTGACACATCAATGACTTTATTTATACTGGACAATTCTGGAATTGCTTTGGACTGTGTCATTTTGCTGCAGCTTTTTTTAGATCCTTTTTTCCGACTTGTTTTTGTCAGGACAGACTGTTTAAGTGAGTTGTTGACTaaacaggtctggaggtaatcaggcttgggAGTGATAACTGAAAAggaactccccccaaaaaattgtgattaatcATAATTCATGCATTCACAAGGTGGGCattatttttcccccacacagGGTCAGATAACTGAATACTTTTTTCTATTAATAAactcaccatttaaaaactgtattttaagTAAACTTTGGTTGTATGTCCCtgatatttccattcattttaaaagtggggaaactacaaaaatataagaatttgcaaagggggccattactttttcacagcaatgTACCTGATCTGGCGTGTGACCCAATTATGTAAGGGCAAGTCTTTTTGCCCTTTACATTGGTGTATAAACATGACTGCATTTAAAAGGCACcttatgatgaaaaatgaaatgacaaaagTACATGTATATGGTTCCCTGTGTGCCAGAAAGCAGCTTGTTCACGCAAGTAGGAACTATTGAGTCTTCTCCAGCAGGATTTCATTGAAGCCAGTCACGTAATTCCTCATCTCTGGCTGCCTGTTTGCATAGAGAAGGGGCGAACGCTTGCAGTGTAGTTTGACAGATCCCTGAAATGCATGAGAAAACCACTTCTAtaagaacaattaaaaaaaaaaaaaaaagaccccactGAAGGAATTTGTAAGAGGAAAAAGTTCCATTAAGATATCCTCACCTTGGGTTGAGCTCGAATAGAGGTGATTCCCTGCATGTTTTGGTTGGTCTTTACCTTGTACTCTCCCCTTCTGGAAGGTAGTTTAAGAGAGGCCACCACAGACATCATCTTATGAAGGCCTGTGGCCCTCATGGAGACCGTGATCGATGGTGCTGATGGCAAAGCCAGGCCCATGGGCCACCCTCGCACTGTGATGGGCTCTTGGACGCTAGAGAGCTGCACTGAGCCCAGTTCCCTGATGATGTCGTTCAATTCCGGCACGTCTTGCTGCATGAGGTTTTCTGCATCATCGAGCTCTGCCTCAGCTAAGGACTTCAACATTGCCTGACGCGAGaataaaacaattacattaTTTCCAGCTCACGTAAGGCCAACCCCTTATTAACCTTACCCTCCACTTCCTCCAAGCTTTCTGAATAAGTGCTGCAGCTCTGTCCCATTTCTGTACCCGCCTCCTGACGAGCCAAGAACGGACCGCTGGAAGAAGCATACAAATGCTGGATTGAAAATAAGTACATGATGTTGGGGTATCCTCCAAACTGCgactaactggcgaccagttttcccgaagttagctgggataggcactcctgtgacccttgtgaggataaggagctcagatgatggatggatggatggatggatatcccaCAAGTGAACTTTTGAAATGTTCTTATACAGCGTTTCCCAAATTTTGTTCCAAGGCATATACCACCGGTATTTGGtgttcagggaaaaaaaaaaacattaaagtgaatagAATGAGTTCAAGTATCATGAATCGTGTTATACATGTTTCATCACTGATTGTTACtcctgacaaaaataaataaactaagtaactattttttttttttttcaacctaaaaaaaaattggaactcGCGTGGACAAACTACCAATAAGTGTTTCAGTCCTGGTTacacctccccccccaaaaaaataaaaaataaagcaacacaaaaaaaagggggaatcCACAGGTGCCTAACAGCGAGTATGGAGAGTCCACTGAAATGCTTTTAAATTCACAAATGTTTAATTGTGAatatgcgggtttcaatgtacACAGGTTAATTTTACTTTCTACCATCTCGTGGAAGATCATGTAATTGTTCTCCCTGTCACTCTATATGTCGTTGGCATAGAGAGCGGAATTAAGAAACAATACATAATTTGCAGTAAGTTAATTTGTAGACCAGAAGGTGCAACCGGCGAACCTCcaacccaaatgaggataagccctatacaaaatggatggatggttactaTTACCCTATGTAAtcaatgtacaaaatataattgtgtccaaaataaaaatgacctcGGTTCTTCACAATAATATATTGGACAAATGATTACATCCCAAATAGCTTTCATTTGTCTACAGTTTTGGCCAAAACATTATTATAGTcaaaaacatggatgtttttttagATGTGCCACTGTTGTGTCTGACATTTGCTGCTTCTGACGAGGTAATCAGGGCGATCAGGCGCTTCCTGCTGGTTCTTGTTTGCCCAGACGGCCAGGTCACAAGGGGCCAGACAGAGGAGCTGAGCCAGCAGCCCTCAAGCAGCTCTACCTGGCGGCAGCTTTATAAGTTTACCTGCTTGGATTAGAGTAGCAGAATGCCGTCGCTCGTGACGTTTGCGGCGTTGGTAGCGCATCCAGCAGCATTGAATGCAGAAAGCAGACTTTGAGAGGATCTTCTTCCTGTGATCTTCCAGTAAGTCTAACTGTCAGCCAAACACAGAAAGATTACAAGGCCATTCAATTACAAACTCTGCATTCAAAATACATGTAAGATGAAGAGGCTGAATTATTTGAAATGACTGACCATGGACTGGGTGAGAAAAACTTTGGTCCGTCCACAATGCACCAAAGATTTGGGTTCCCTTCTAATATTAGGTGCTGATAGTTGGAACACGAAGTCAAGTACCCTCTGCACCTCCTGTAGGTTAATTTCATTGTCTCTCCCAGCCTTTACTTTGAACACAAAAAGACAATTAGGAGTTAACCAAGGCTGAAAACAAGCAATAACTATGGGTGTtcagcacaacaacaacaacaacaaaaagattgAGTGTTACAAATTAATTGACAACACCGCAGATGCACATGGATTTAATCATGCAAGCACAGTTGTTCAGACCTAAAAGTACTTGACAGTGGGTTAAAACAAACGGGAATTCGAGCACACTTAACAACATTAAATAATAAGCAAAGCAAGCTCTGACAGCCAGACAAGACGTGCATTTACCTGGAAAGTTCAAAagaacttgcattttttttgttagacaATCCGGTTTTATAAGTGAACTATCCCAAGTAGAGAACTGAGGGTCAGACTGACTAAGCGCACTAGTGAGGAGAAATTAGAATAAACCAGAAGACCTAAAGAGAGGAAACAAAATCACCATAGACCCATTGTAAACATgccaaataatttctttttttttttccctctcttttttaaaaattattattatttgaatagATTCAGCAACAAGTTGCATTTACCAAGATCTGGTGCTCCTGACACGAAACTTGAGTTTTTCACTATGGATCCATAGCGTTGTATGAAAGCCTTGAATGGAATTCTGTGCAACCAAAATGGTAAATTATCAAACATTCATCAGTATATGATATGCAGAGTGATAAGAAAAACTGTTTTACCTTATAGGAAAGCCAGCAGCACTTATGTGTATTGTCTCTACAATCCCACAGGCCTCCAACTGCATTAACACCTTGCAAATGACGGGAAGTAAAAACAAGAAGGGAAATCCCTTACAAGAAAAGAGAATTTTTCAATGTCCTCCCCAGATTTACCTCCTCCTTTTTGAAGATGAACGGCTTGCAGTCAGAATTGGGTTTAATGCAGCGGGTGTATTGAGGTGTTGTGGTGTGGAGGATGCTCATCAAGCTCTCAAGGGAGTTCTGCAAACGCATGAACACGATGTCAACACTAATTGTGATTTACAACACAAGCAGCCCTAATGTTTGAATTGCCCCCACCTTGAACTTTGAGACTACAGTGACCTTACTGAGCCCCTTGCTTGACAAGTTCTCAGTCTCcttttctgtgtagatttgctGAAGGAGGGGATTATCTGACATCTGAAGCAGGCTGATGATCTCAGGCGCCACTGGGTCCTGGAATACAAATTGAGAAAAACATCATccctctatccattttctacaatgTTTGGCCGCTTTATAGTGATGGGGGAGTTGGTGGGGGCTATTTCCGCTGATATTAACACACCTTGTTCTTCTCCACCATGCCCTGTATCTTGTAGTGGACTTTGCCAGCGTAATGTGCCACACTAAAATGCGGCACCTTACTTAATTTATTCCAGCTGATGTTGCCGTTGTCACCAAGCTCTTTCTCCAGACGACTTCTAAGCGCCTTGGCATCAGACGCTCGATTAAGACGGCTCTCCTATAGTATAccggtaggggggggggggggaaaaaactttaCAGCAGATGGAAACAAAGAATGAGATTGAAGTCGCCAAACTAGGGAAAATTACCTCATTAAGAAGAGAAAACACACTAAAAGGGCTTCCTTCAAGGAGATCCAAACAACTCTGATTATCTTGGTATTTGACAAAGGACCACTGTAGTCCCTCTGATACATATTCTTCCTTGAAAATACAGACATGTACAAAATATCAcacttaaatgtaaaatatttgatttctcATAATTGTGCACAGTCGTTACTACCAATGCTGAAGGTGAAAACTGAACATTACTTTAGTCAAAGTATTTCTGATCAAAGAAGTGGTGCGCAGTACTGCCTCAGTCGAGATGCTCTGCGTTCAAATCAAGTGATTTTATTTCTACcttgtgcccaaaaaaaaaaaaaaacaacaacactttttaaattaattgttcACTGACAACTGTCTATATGCATCTGTTGCTGCGaatgagtgggaatggttgtttctctTTATGTACGCTACGATTAACCAGCGACCAGTCCAGCATGTACCCTCCCTCTTGCTCAACATTAGCTAGAAATAAAACTGCAAGCCTAGGATAGGTGCTATAGAAATTTTGATAAATAATCGAATTACAGCAGCACAGTgaagactggttagagcatctgcatcacatttctgaggaccagggttcaaatcacggCCCTGCCTGTTTCAagtctgcatgttcttcccgtggggctgtgtggattttctccgggcactccgatttcctcccacatcccaaaccaTGCGttagttgaagactctaaaagtTAATGTGACTATGTGAGAATGTAAGTGTTAATGTGTccatgaatggttgtttgtttatacagtatgtgccctgtaattggctggcaaccactccaGGCTGTATCCCACCTCCTACACTttcacgacctttgtgaggataagcggctcagaaaatggatggatggattgacagaAAGTTTCTATCACCTAAATGCTGAATATTAAGAGACAAaaagaatgggaaaaaaaaaaaaaagtatcacaaACCAATAATTCGTACCTGCTGAGCTCGTAGGTAATGGGTAACAAAGTGCTGCTGGAGTTTTTCATTGGCATAGTTGATACAAAGCTGTTCCAAACTATTACTTTGGAAACATTCAAAGCCATACACATCTAGAACACCTGGAGGAGAAGCAAAATAAAGATGGACCAATGATGAGTAACTTGAAGAGCCGGATGCGCAAAATGAATAAAGTCCTCTAAATCATCAAATGAGCAATACTTTGTGTTCAGTATTGTGACTGTGCTGAATGTACCTATGAAGTTGCACCAAGTGGATTTGTCAGCACAAATGCTGCTGTTGATAAATGTCACCAGCCACTCAAATAATCTGTGAGGAAAGACCAacattatcctcactagtgtatACGGTAAACaaaaagacatcatggtttCACATTTGAATGTTTGATGACAAAATGTCTTAACAACAGAGAAAAAGCAGGTTCATGACTGTTTATTGTATTAGTTTGATGAACAAAGACGATGACTCCTTACTCGGCATAGATGACTTTGGCAAGGCAGTCTCTTCGCATGCAGCACTCTTCCTGGGAACAAGGCTTGAGTACACTCTGCCTCCCTGCTTTTAATGTCCTCACACTGAGACAAGTCTGAAGCTCCTCAGCAGGGATTTGCAACAGTTCAGCAGCCTTCTGCAAGGTGTCTAAAACACAAAGGTACATCTAAAAAAATTGACTATCAGACAGGTTTGGGTATTAAACTAGTTAGTGTAAAACTGCAAGAAGTGAATTTCAGTTTGTGTCAGTTGTAAGAtaataaagatgtttttttgtttttttttacatcgtgTAATATTACACTGTGTGTAGAGAATGAACAAAATCTGGGTTCCACTTTTTCCCCAATTGAACTACTTAAATAAATGAAGTCTTCCTTGATATTCATTGAGATCCACCTGCACAAGCATATATTCTTTGATGAAACATTAACAAGTTAAACACATTTGATGTTTGGTCTATCTTCAGTATGTGATAGGGGATGAACCAAAATCCCTGTTCATATGATTTCATGAAATACCTTTGGATTGGTCCTTAGTGTGACATGGCTGGGATTCATCTGCTGATATTGAAAATTTCACATTCCCTAAATGCAGAATACCTGCTAGTATCTAAAATAACAGAACAGATATCATTAAACAAtatattctgaaaaaaaatattgctcaCAACTGGATGATATCTTACCCTAAATATCTGTCTCTGCCTCTCTGTATTAATTCGCAGGTGGACCATCGCATCAACGGTCTCTTGAAAACAGTCCTCTGCAGGATATTCAATAGACAGGAGTCATAAAACTTTCAAAACTTAAAgtaaatgaattaaattaagACCAACCCTCTATTGTATTTTCAACATTTGGCAGCCACACAAAGGTGTGACCTTGTGGCATATTCCACTCTTTTCTCTGTTCTTTTGTGGCTGCTTTTATCATCTGAAAAACAGAATGACCAGTGTGATTGTGATAAAGTTAGTAAGGTATAAAGTGTAAGTTTGGAGATACAATTTAGATGTATTTTATATGGATAAATGACTTTCAAATTGCTTCGATACAAATAGGTCTCTGGAGTTCCTGCTAAAGAATCAAGTGAAAttgaacttcttcttttcctttcggcttgtcccatttggggtcgccacagcgtgtcatcttttgccatcttagcctatctcctgcatcttcctctcgaaccccaactgccctcatgtcttccctcaccacatccataaaccttctctttggtcttcctctcgcccttttgcctggcagctccatcctcagcaccctcccaccaatatactcactctctcgcctctgaacgtgtccaaaccatcgaagtctactctctcgaaccttgtcagcaaaacatccaactttagccgTCCCTCTatggagctcatttctaatcctatccaacctgctcactccgagcgagaacctcagcatcttcatttctgccacccccatttcttcttcctgttgtcacTCAGTGCCTCTTTAATCCGTCAGTCTCGGTCTCTaagccgtacatcatggctggcctcaccactgttttgtaaactttgcccttcatcctagcaga
Coding sequences within:
- the LOC133491504 gene encoding unconventional myosin-XIX isoform X1; the protein is MANVANPKKFVVVFGHIRRQWVTSSGSGVRTVCTSEATRVRSEKRRLEVQGSIQNVSSMDRCFNDSLEEEILAFLIDDEAQLHKYDDLTKVNPVTPTTVLRCLQARYSVKVFYTHAGCTLVALNPFQPVPDLYTLDVMKEYHHTQQLKDPKPHIFIVAEEAYRNVQGQRVPVDQSLVVSGESGAGKTWTSRCLMKYYATVAASSSVVESQDTVERIERRVLDSNPIMEAFGNACTLRNNNSSRFGKYIQLQLDRCQLLVGASVQTYLLEKTRVAHQPANERNFHIFYQMIKAATKEQRKEWNMPQGHTFVWLPNVENTIEEDCFQETVDAMVHLRINTERQRQIFRILAGILHLGNVKFSISADESQPCHTKDQSKDTLQKAAELLQIPAEELQTCLSVRTLKAGRQSVLKPCSQEECCMRRDCLAKVIYAELFEWLVTFINSSICADKSTWCNFIGVLDVYGFECFQSNSLEQLCINYANEKLQQHFVTHYLRAQQEEYVSEGLQWSFVKYQDNQSCLDLLEGSPFSVFSLLNEESRLNRASDAKALRSRLEKELGDNGNISWNKLSKVPHFSVAHYAGKVHYKIQGMVEKNKDPVAPEIISLLQMSDNPLLQQIYTEKETENLSSKGLSKVTVVSKFKNSLESLMSILHTTTPQYTRCIKPNSDCKPFIFKKEEVLMQLEACGIVETIHISAAGFPIRIPFKAFIQRYGSIVKNSSFVSGAPDLVKAGRDNEINLQEVQRVLDFVFQLSAPNIRREPKSLVHCGRTKVFLTQSMLDLLEDHRKKILSKSAFCIQCCWMRYQRRKRHERRHSATLIQAAVRSWLVRRRVQKWDRAAALIQKAWRKWRAMLKSLAEAELDDAENLMQQDVPELNDIIRELGSVQLSSVQEPITVRGWPMGLALPSAPSITVSMRATGLHKMMSVVASLKLPSRRGEYKVKTNQNMQGITSIRAQPKGSVKLHCKRSPLLYANRQPEMRNYVTGFNEILLEKTQ
- the LOC133491504 gene encoding unconventional myosin-XIX isoform X3 gives rise to the protein MDRCFNDSLEEEILAFLIDDEAQLHKYDDLTKVNPVTPTTVLRCLQARYSVKVFYTHAGCTLVALNPFQPVPDLYTLDVMKEYHHTQQLKDPKPHIFIVAEEAYRNVQGQRVPVDQSLVVSGESGAGKTWTSRCLMKYYATVAASSSVVESQDTVERIERRVLDSNPIMEAFGNACTLRNNNSSRFGKYIQLQLDRCQLLVGASVQTYLLEKTRVAHQPANERNFHIFYQMIKAATKEQRKEWNMPQGHTFVWLPNVENTIEEDCFQETVDAMVHLRINTERQRQIFRILAGILHLGNVKFSISADESQPCHTKDQSKDTLQKAAELLQIPAEELQTCLSVRTLKAGRQSVLKPCSQEECCMRRDCLAKVIYAELFEWLVTFINSSICADKSTWCNFIGVLDVYGFECFQSNSLEQLCINYANEKLQQHFVTHYLRAQQEEYVSEGLQWSFVKYQDNQSCLDLLEGSPFSVFSLLNEESRLNRASDAKALRSRLEKELGDNGNISWNKLSKVPHFSVAHYAGKVHYKIQGMVEKNKDPVAPEIISLLQMSDNPLLQQIYTEKETENLSSKGLSKVTVVSKFKNSLESLMSILHTTTPQYTRCIKPNSDCKPFIFKKEEVLMQLEACGIVETIHISAAGFPIRIPFKAFIQRYGSIVKNSSFVSGAPDLVKAGRDNEINLQEVQRVLDFVFQLSAPNIRREPKSLVHCGRTKVFLTQSMLDLLEDHRKKILSKSAFCIQCCWMRYQRRKRHERRHSATLIQAAVRSWLVRRRVQKWDRAAALIQKAWRKWRAMLKSLAEAELDDAENLMQQDVPELNDIIRELGSVQLSSVQEPITVRGWPMGLALPSAPSITVSMRATGLHKMMSVVASLKLPSRRGEYKVKTNQNMQGITSIRAQPKGSVKLHCKRSPLLYANRQPEMRNYVTGFNEILLEKTQ
- the znhit3 gene encoding zinc finger HIT domain-containing protein 3, which produces MQLCKVCTEQTPKYRCPACQIRYCSLSCYKRHKDSCRPVQKLISNRTKNAIRTDTWSVEDLLHEEDITDLVPLEKLQLLGQSKELKDLLCNPHLRELLRTVDSADSKEEAMKAAMQEPLFVEFSDRCLKVVEKEAQMQEFNEVMEW
- the LOC133491504 gene encoding unconventional myosin-XIX isoform X2: MSSVSGHINGELSNGGGGSVQGSIQNVSSMDRCFNDSLEEEILAFLIDDEAQLHKYDDLTKVNPVTPTTVLRCLQARYSVKVFYTHAGCTLVALNPFQPVPDLYTLDVMKEYHHTQQLKDPKPHIFIVAEEAYRNVQGQRVPVDQSLVVSGESGAGKTWTSRCLMKYYATVAASSSVVESQDTVERIERRVLDSNPIMEAFGNACTLRNNNSSRFGKYIQLQLDRCQLLVGASVQTYLLEKTRVAHQPANERNFHIFYQMIKAATKEQRKEWNMPQGHTFVWLPNVENTIEEDCFQETVDAMVHLRINTERQRQIFRILAGILHLGNVKFSISADESQPCHTKDQSKDTLQKAAELLQIPAEELQTCLSVRTLKAGRQSVLKPCSQEECCMRRDCLAKVIYAELFEWLVTFINSSICADKSTWCNFIGVLDVYGFECFQSNSLEQLCINYANEKLQQHFVTHYLRAQQEEYVSEGLQWSFVKYQDNQSCLDLLEGSPFSVFSLLNEESRLNRASDAKALRSRLEKELGDNGNISWNKLSKVPHFSVAHYAGKVHYKIQGMVEKNKDPVAPEIISLLQMSDNPLLQQIYTEKETENLSSKGLSKVTVVSKFKNSLESLMSILHTTTPQYTRCIKPNSDCKPFIFKKEEVLMQLEACGIVETIHISAAGFPIRIPFKAFIQRYGSIVKNSSFVSGAPDLVKAGRDNEINLQEVQRVLDFVFQLSAPNIRREPKSLVHCGRTKVFLTQSMLDLLEDHRKKILSKSAFCIQCCWMRYQRRKRHERRHSATLIQAAVRSWLVRRRVQKWDRAAALIQKAWRKWRAMLKSLAEAELDDAENLMQQDVPELNDIIRELGSVQLSSVQEPITVRGWPMGLALPSAPSITVSMRATGLHKMMSVVASLKLPSRRGEYKVKTNQNMQGITSIRAQPKGSVKLHCKRSPLLYANRQPEMRNYVTGFNEILLEKTQ